CAAGATTAAGTCAGGCCCATCTATGGTTAGACAATTCAACCAAGAAAGAAACGCCGCCATACCCTCCAATCGCAGCTCGTCATCGTCGCAAAGCACCCAACAGTAGCGATTTTGCGCCTGCAGAAAAGCACTGATCGCATTTGCAGAAGCGCCAATATTAACTCGATTTCGCACCAATACCAAATTACTATGCACCTTCTGGAGCTCCTGGACACGAGCAACAGTGTCATCTTCAGAACAATTATCCAGTACAACGATCTTTAAGTGCCCCAGAGGCGAATCAAGAAGCACCCTGAGGGTGCGCTCCAGCAATTTGGACCTATTGAATGTAATCAAGAATATATCAAGCATCTTTGCCAAAATCTCTTTGCCAAGCCCGCCAGGCGATGTACACAACCCAAGGCAGTATTGCAAACATCAGAAGGCATGCATTTGCCGCCAGCATTGCTGTCACACCTCGCTCCGCGAGAAATATCACGATTAACAAAGCCCCTAGTCCAGTCATCAGACTTGGAAGCAATAGTGGTTCTTGTTGCCGAGCCCGTAAAAATACTGCCAATGTGGCGATAATCGACCCAATCCATGTCGCCAGCCCCAGGTACACCACATCCACAAACTCGACAAACCGCAGACCAACGCTAGGCAATTGAACCCCCATCCAATACCATAGGACAGTGAGTATGGCTATGCTCGACACGCAAAAGATCTGCACCTTAAATAGGCCCTCGCGCAACAATTCCCAAAGCTCCTGGTAACACCCCTCTTTGAACAGAATACAATAATGTATATTCTGTGATACGGGCCAAGCCTGTGATAATAGGGCCACCGCACCAAAGACGGCTTGACTAATACCCAGCTTTCCTGCCTCAACAGGACCATGATAGGCGAATGTGGCCGGCACAAAGATTGCGGTAGCGGCATAGCCAGCGGCCCAGCTTAGCGCGATTCTCCATTGCATTGGCCAGACCCCATCGCGCCAAAGCCGTGGCGATAATTCCACGAAAGCCGATCGACCAACGTCCTCTCTTTGTATCCAAAGAGTCGCCGAAACGCTTTGAACAATTGGGGGCGCCAGTGCCGCCCAAAGACCACCTCCGGTCCAAAGCACAAGGACAAAAAGAACCGCCCCAACAAGTCCCTGCTTCGCTCGCAGAAGGGCGACATCGGCCATTCGTCCACGACCTTCGAAATACGCCAATCGGGTATTCGTTAAGAAGGCCATGGCGACACACGGCACCAATGCCAACCAAAGCATTAGTTCGCTACCGTCTACATCGCCCCTCTTCAACCAAGGTGTGGCCGAAAGCATCGCGCAACAAAATAGCAGAGCAGCGCGTCGGCTCCAAGTCCAGAGCAACAATCTCAACTCAGAAATTCGCTCACGCGCAGAAAGACCGATACTGTCAGGGCGCTGAGCGTCAATGGCGAAACCGCCCATTTTCTGCAGAATCACATAAGACAAGCCACAATCAAAGGCTATCTGCGCGGCCAACAGATTCATATAGGTGAAGTAATAACCCAGTTCACCTGAAGACAGAAAAAATGGGAGCACACCAACCGTAATCCCCCCTCCAGCGAGGCCAACAAATCGCTGCAAGAGCAGTGGAGCGATTGGAGTTCTCTCGACCGATTTCATACTCTGTTCCGTGGCCAATGCATGGCAAGTCTGATAGCGACCGCCAATACCAGCAACCTCGGCAAAAGACCATCCCGAAGAACACTTGTTACGACATCAAACTTATTAGGAACGATAAACGACGTCGAGCACCCCTGAAGCTGTGACAGTTGCCGGTGCGTCAAAATAGTAAAGTCTCGGGCACGCTGAATACGTCGCAATAACTCGCCGATAACCCACCACTGCCTCAGCCCTTGGATATTCGAATTGTGCTGACGATAGCCAACCAGAATTTTGTCAATATATGCAACTGGCGCATCGAGCACATGCGCGCAGATGCAAAATGCCCAATCATGCATGTACCAATCCACGCCCCCCCAAAGTGACCGGCTTTCTGTCAGAAAGTTTCGACTGAGCGCCATGCACATTCCTGGGACAACACTGACTACCAGGGTAGATGCACCACGGCCATCAAAGCGTCTTGAGCCACACAGGCTCCGACCAATCCGGTCCCCCGCCTCATTTATCAACTCATAGTCACAGTGAATCAGCTTGAGTCCCGGGTTCTGATCCGCACACGCCACAAATTCGGCGATTTTGTCTTGTCGCCATAGGTCATCCTGATCACAGAGGAGAACCCAATCAAATTGCAACTTTCGATCCAGGGTGTCTGCTAGTGCCTGCACAAAACTGCGAGCGGGGCCAGGCGCTTGCTGATGCCGAAACACTTGCACCTCGAATAGTTCTTGCGTCTCTTTCTGCCAATGAGCCAGCTGTTCTAGCGTAGTATCCGAGCTGCCCCAGTCATGGACCAATACCATATCTGGTGGCCGGCTTTGATTTGAAATGCTCCGCAATTGGGGCTCTAGCATTCGACCACCATTATGAGTGCAAAGCAGAAC
Above is a window of Inhella inkyongensis DNA encoding:
- a CDS encoding glycosyltransferase codes for the protein MAKVDARANRVIVLLCTHNGGRMLEPQLRSISNQSRPPDMVLVHDWGSSDTTLEQLAHWQKETQELFEVQVFRHQQAPGPARSFVQALADTLDRKLQFDWVLLCDQDDLWRQDKIAEFVACADQNPGLKLIHCDYELINEAGDRIGRSLCGSRRFDGRGASTLVVSVVPGMCMALSRNFLTESRSLWGGVDWYMHDWAFCICAHVLDAPVAYIDKILVGYRQHNSNIQGLRQWWVIGELLRRIQRARDFTILTHRQLSQLQGCSTSFIVPNKFDVVTSVLRDGLLPRLLVLAVAIRLAMHWPRNRV